The following proteins are co-located in the Poecile atricapillus isolate bPoeAtr1 chromosome 2, bPoeAtr1.hap1, whole genome shotgun sequence genome:
- the LOC131575297 gene encoding uncharacterized protein LOC131575297 isoform X2 — protein MSFQKNCIWSTMTANNIFGKYTDAIELLAEQWENYWLIQWKASIAVAKTSFALCFQGHGHSTCTCLWNGRTANLKLWAVKLSCEQQQQYQCQQFLL, from the exons ATGTCTTTTCAGAAGAACTGCATCTGGAGCACTATGACAGCAAACAATATATTTGGGAAATAT aCAGATGCTATTGAACTGTTAGCAGAACAGTGGGAAAATTATTGGTTGATTCAGTGGAAAGCTTCAATAGCAGTAGCAAAAACCAGCTTTG CTCTCTGCTTTCAAGGCCATGGGCACTCAACCTGTACCTGCCTTTGGAATGGGAGGACAGCAAACCTCAAGCTTTGGGCTGTCAA GCTttcctgtgagcagcagcagcagtaccagtGCCAGCAGTTTCTCCTTTAA
- the LOC131575297 gene encoding nucleoporin NUP42-like isoform X1: MGTQPVPAFGMGGQQTSSFGLSSFPVSSSSSTSASSFSFKTGSNLTNSASSGSSPAAGSSPAAANPPAFGTASSPSAPQSVGFGSPAAPSAASFSFKTAATAGGFGTSGFSGFGSASAVNSASTTPLPAFGAFSATIGTSASPLSGALFGQSASASGHAVTSASAAGSSSSPASEKLFTPKSELSAEEWQQFEAKEFTIGKIPLKPPPLELLNAFNLLSFF; this comes from the exons ATGGGCACTCAACCTGTACCTGCCTTTGGAATGGGAGGACAGCAAACCTCAAGCTTTGGGCTGTCAA GCTttcctgtgagcagcagcagcagtaccagtGCCAGCAGTTTCTCCTTTAAAACCGGTTCCAACCTCACAAATTCAGCATCatctgggagcagccctgctgctgggagttctcctgctgctgcaaatCCTCCTGCATTTGGGACAGCATCCTCTCCTAGTGCACCCCAATCCGTCGGCTTTGGCAGCCCGGCCGCTCCATCCgcagcctccttctcctttAAAACAGCTGCCACAGCTGGTGGCTTTGGGACTTCTGGCTTTTCAGGCTTTGGCAGCGCTTCTGCTGTGAACTCTGCAAGCACCACTCCGCTCCCAGCCTTTGGAGCCTTCAGTGCCACCATAGGCACTTCTGCCTCGCCTTTGAGCGGTGCTTTATTTGGACAGAGCGCCAGTGCCTCTGGAcatgctgtcacctcagcctctgctgcaggcagcagctccagccctgcctcagaGAAGTTATTCACACCCAAGAGCGAGTTATCAGCTGAAGAGTGGCAACAGTTTGAAGCAAAGGAGTTCACAATTGGAAAGATTCCTCTTAAGCCACCACCATTAGaacttttaaatgctttcaaccttttaagttttttctga